TTGGCGAGGATGACCGCATCCTGGAAGTGGGACCCGGCCTCGGTTTCGTCACGCGGCGTCTGGTAGGGGCGGAGCGCCAGGTGTGGGCGGTTGAGGTGGATCCCCTCTTGGTGCGCTGGCTGGGCGAGGGCCCGCTGGCATCGCACGCGGGCTTTCATCTGGTGTGCGACGACGTCCTGGAGGCCGATCTCGACCGCTTGCTGCCCGCCGGCAAGGTCAAGGTCGTGGCGAACCTTCCTTACAGCGTGGCCGCGCCGGTGCTGTTGCGGCTGTTCGAGGAAGGGCGGCATTTCTCCCTCCTTGTGGTCATGTTGCAGAAGGAAGTGGCTCGCCGGCTGACGGCCGCGCCCGGCGCACCGTCGTACGGCGCGCTTTCGGTCTGGTCTCGGCTTTACGGCCGCGTGACCGAAAAGGTGCCGGTGGCGCCCGAGGCGTTCACGCCCAGGCCCAAGGTCGATTCCACGCTGCTGCGAATCGAACTGCTCGACCCGCCGGCGCTTCCCGCCGAAGAGATACCAGGGTTGCGCGCGGTGGTGCGGGCCGGTTTCGGCCAAAGGCGGAAGATGCTCGGCAATGCCTTGGCCGGTCTGCTCGGCGGCGCGGGCGACTCGGTCTTCGAGAAGGCAGCCGTCGATCCGCGCCGCCGCGCCGAAACCCTGGACCTGCACGAGTTCGGTCGGCTCGCCCGAGCCCTCGGGGACGCGCGGGAGGCGAGGCGTTGA
The window above is part of the Deltaproteobacteria bacterium genome. Proteins encoded here:
- the rsmA gene encoding 16S rRNA (adenine(1518)-N(6)/adenine(1519)-N(6))-dimethyltransferase RsmA — translated: MGFTPSKARGQNFLVHERVIDAILRLLHLGEDDRILEVGPGLGFVTRRLVGAERQVWAVEVDPLLVRWLGEGPLASHAGFHLVCDDVLEADLDRLLPAGKVKVVANLPYSVAAPVLLRLFEEGRHFSLLVVMLQKEVARRLTAAPGAPSYGALSVWSRLYGRVTEKVPVAPEAFTPRPKVDSTLLRIELLDPPALPAEEIPGLRAVVRAGFGQRRKMLGNALAGLLGGAGDSVFEKAAVDPRRRAETLDLHEFGRLARALGDAREARR